Below is a genomic region from Chloroflexota bacterium.
GCGGAAGCGCGCAAGCAATCCGATTTCAAATTGTTTCTGCCGCACCTCGAAAAGAACGTCGCGCTCAAACATCGCTACGTCGAGTGCTTCCAGCCGTACGATCACGTCTACGATCCCTTGCTCGACGATTTCGAGCGCGGGATGAAAACCGCCGAAGTCAAGACGATTTTCGACGCGCTCAAAAAAGAGTTGATTCCACTCATCGCGCAAATTCGCGAACGCGCGGACGCGGTGAGCGACGCGTGCTTGCACGGACATTTTCCAATTGACCAGCAACGCGAGTTTGCGCTCAACGTCGTCGAACGCTTTGGCTTTCGTTCGGACTCGTGGCGACTCGACCCAACGGTGCATCCATTCGCGAGCAATTCCGGCATCACCGACATTCGCATCACGACGCGATACTATGAAGATTTTATCAACCCTTCGCTATTCGGTTCGATGCACGAGTGCGGTCACGGCTTGTACGAAAACGGAATTGATCCCGACTTGGAACGTTCGCTCCTTGCACGCGGCGTGTCGAGCAGTTTGCACGAATCGCAAAGCCGCATGTGGGAGAATCTCGTCGGGCGTAGTCGCGCGTTCTGGACATTCTTTTATCCGAAAATCCAAGCGACGTTTCCCGATCAACTCAAACACGTCGAGATGGAAACGTTCTATCGCGCGGTCAATCGCGTGCACCCGTCGTTCATCCGCGTCGAAGCGGACGAAGCGACGTACGGTTTGCACATCATCGTGCGCTTTGAACTCGAACAAGAAATTATGCAAGGCGCGCTCGCGCTAAAAGATATTCCCGAAGCGTGGAACGCGCGAATGAAACAATACCTGGGAGTGGATGTGCCCAACGACGCGCAGGGTTGTTTGCAAGATGTGCATTGGTCGGTGGGGTTGCTGGGTTATTTCCCGACGTATCAGCTCGGCAACATCGTCAGCGCGCAGATTTGGGAAAAAGCGCTCGCGGACATTCCCGATTTGTATACCCAGTTCGAGCACGGCGAGTTTATGGTGTTGCGCGAGTGGCTGCGCGAGAAATTGCATCGGCACGGGCGCAAGTTCACGCCGCAAGAAACCTTGCAACGCGTCGTCGGCGCGCCGATGGACGTTGCGCTGTACATGCGGTATCTCAAAACCAAGTTTGGCGAAATCTACGAACTCAAGTGACGAGTGACGAGCGGCGAGTGATGTAATGAAAGTGTTTTGCGTCAATGCCCTTGCCATCCATCACGACGCCAAGTCGTCAATTGGGCGGCTGAGAGGAGCAGGGATACCCGATGAAAACACAGACAATCCGGGCATGGAGCAGAATACTCCTGCTGTTCCTCGTGACAATTCATCTGGTCACCTGGTATGTCCTGGGTACACACGCCGTCGGCAGTATCGGAATTGAAGCCCTATTTTCTGGACTTTCGCGGGGCGTATTGAATACTGGATTCGTGTTTTGGATGTTGGTCTTGATGTCCGTACTGCTCTTTGGACGAGCATTCTGCGCCTGGTTCTGTTGGTTTGGAGGTTATCTCGATTTGGTTGAATGGGGTATCGGCGACAAACTTAAATTCAAGCTTCCGCACACGTTGCCCTTACATTTGGCGGTGATACCCTTTGTCGCGCTGTTCGCGAAAGTGTACGGCAGTCTGTTGGTAAATTGGCTCAATGGCGTTCCCGCCACGCTCACATTTAACGCGGCGGACACCGAACCTTGGGGCGGGCAACAAACGGGTATTTCGATATTGATTACTTTTGTTCTTTATGGACCAGTCCTGCTTTACTTTTTCGGTCGGCATGCCTGGTGTCGCTACTTGTGCCCGATTGGTGCGTTGTTGAAGATTTTCAACAGAATCGGGATCGGCAAAGTACGCTTGGTGAATCAGGAATGTAATGGCTGTGGAAAATGTAATCGTTTGTGTGAAATGCAGGTAGATGTTTTAGGCAACCTCAAAGATCATGGTCAGGTAAATAGTGCGGACTGTATTCGTTGCCTAAAATGTACCGATGGATGCCCTACAGGTGCAATCGCTTTTAGGATGCAGCGGGAGAAGGGTGTCTCATTGAACGCCGATGCGGCGAGTAGAGCTGTCAAGACGTCTTTCAAACGCCGGCGCAAGTCAGCGTTTGACATGACGGTTGCAGTACTGTGGATTGGCGTAACGATCTTCTTCACGTTCACCGCGCGCCAGGGCGCTCCCCAGGAACTAAAAGTTACCATGGCAGCTGGACTATTACTGGTATGTTATGGATTGGTGTGGATGATGCAAAAAGGGTGGTATCGTTTCGGGAGAAAAGGACGGGAGACTTGGTGAATTCCTTCCACACACGACACGGTTTTTAGACATGATTCGCTTGAAACGACTGTACGCTCACAACTTTAAACAACTGCAAGAAATCGAATTACGCTTTCCCGATCACGCGCGCGTGCTCGTGCAAGGAAAAAACGAAGCCGGCAAGTCCACGCTGTTCGAAGCGATTTTCTTCGCGCTCTTTGGCAGCGCGCTCGCGACCGAGACCGGCGCGCGCGGACTGGACGACCTGATTCGGTACGATGTCGAGAAAGCGCGCGTCGAATTGGACGTGCAATTTGGCGCGCGCGTCTTGAGCATCAAGCGCACGATTGTGCGCGGCAAATCGAACACCTGGGAACTCGACGTGGCAAACGACGGTCAGCCGCTGGAAGAAATTCGCGGCAACACTGCCGTCAATAAACGCCTCGTCGCCGAACTCGGCTTCGACGGCGACGCGTTGCTCAATACCTGTTTCGTCGAGCAAAAGAAGCTCGAAAAACTCGAAGGGCTGAGCCGCGCCAAGCGCGAAGAATCGCTCGCGAAATTATTGAACCTCGATCAACTCGTCGCGCTCGAAGGCGATTTGAAAATTCGCGCGGAAGACAAGCAGCTGCTCGACCGCTTGAAGAAACGCGCCGATCTCGCGGATATCCAAGCCGATTTGCCCGCGCAAGAACTCGCGTTACGCGCCGTCGAAGAGAAACTGCAATTGATTGACCTGAGTCGCTCGGTCTCTGGCGCGGTCGAAGAGACGCGTGCGGTCGCGCAATTGGATGCGACGATTCAAACGCAAAATGCCCGGCGCGCGCATCTCGCGCAACAGGTCGAGCGGATTGACGCGCTCAAGCAAGCGATGCTCGCGGTCAAAGAGGCGCGCGACGCGGTCGAGCGCACGTCCGATAACGCGCGCGAGATCGAACGACTGAAACAAGAGCAGAACGACGCGCAACGCGCGGCGGATTCCGCGCCGCAACTTGTCGCACGCGCCAACACACTCGCGCGGCTCGAACGGCGGCTCAAACGACTAGATTCCATTCGCGCGACGCGCGACGCGGCGCAACAACGCGCCGCGCAAATCGCGATCGTCGAAACGCGCGCGCGCGAACTCGACGCGACGATCACGCGCGAAGAAGCATCGCTCGCGCAAGCCGAGGCGCGCGTGCGCGAGTACGCCATCGGCGACGCGCTGGGCGAGTGGATCGCCGCGCGCAACGAACTGTCCGCGACGACGCGCGTCGCAACCGATCTCGCGGACAAGCGATCCGCGCGCGATGATTTGGCGCGCCGGTTTCGCACTGAGACGTACGGCTTTGCCGCTGTCTTGCTTGCGTTGACTGTCGCGACGATTGCCGCGCCGGCTAGCGTGTTATCGTTGGCTGGCGCAAGCGCGGTGACGACCGCGATTATGTTCGGCGCGATATTTTTCGTGCTCGCGGCAATCGTCGTGATTATGTTTGCGCTCCGCGCGATGACCTTGTGGCGCGACCTGTCGCGTGCGGCGGAGGCGTTGGGGCAGGTCGAGGGCGAGGCGCACGCGGAGCAATCTGCAGTCCAAGCGCGTCAGGCGCGCGTACAAAATGCGGAGGCGCGTCTCGCGCAAATGGATGTCGCGATTCCGGAGACGGTTGACCTCGCGCATACCAAGCGCGTAATGATCGCGCGCGAGATGGAGAATAAGACGGCGGACGAATTGCGGGCGGACGCGCAAGCCGCGCGCGAGCGATTGACGAACGCGCGCGCGGTGCTCGGCGAACTGCAAAAACAAAACGCGTTTGCGGGCGAACCACGCGTCGCGCGGGAACAGTGTGAACGCGTCGCGCAAAAGGCGAACGCGATTCTCGCGCGCGGGCAAGCGCGCCTTCACGAAACGGCGAACACTTCGGGCGTCGCGCCGGAGGCGAACGCATTGCAACGCGCGCGTTTTCAAATTGACGCGGAGCTCGCACAGATTCAACGTCGCGTAAACGACGCGACGCGATTCGCGCAAGACATCGCGCGGCGCGAACAGCAAACGCAAACGTTTTTTGCTCAAGCGCGTGAGGCGTACGAACGCGCGCGAGTCGTCAAGCCGGATGCGGCGGAATGGAATTTGGAATTAGAAGCGGGAAATTATAACGGTTTTGGCAAAGAGTTGCGCGCGGAGTACGACGCGCTTGGCGGCGAAGCCGTCGTCAAGCAAGCGCGCGACCTCGAAGGCGAACTGGGTCGGCGGCAGGGCGAACGCGCGACGCGCGCGCGCAACGCGGCGATCCTGGTCGCGCAGGTGCGCGATCTGGTTGGCGCGGCGAATTTATCCGAGACGCCCACGCTTGCCGAACTCGAACAACTTGCCGCGCGCGTGCAATCGCTCGACCTGGGCGATGAAGCGGCGCTGCGTTTGCACCAACGCGAACTCGTGGGGCGCGTGCATTCGTTGCGCGATCGGCAAACGCAACTCGCGCGTGAACTGGCGTGGGCAGGCGAGCCGCTCGACCCAGCCGCGTGTCGCGCCGAGTGGCAAGACAAGATGCGTGAGTCGCTCGTGCGCGAGCGCGGCGTCGAAATCGTGTCGCTCGCGCGGCGGCGCATCGTGCAAAAGGTCTTGCCCGCGACGATGGATTACATGCGGCGGATTCTGCCGACGATCACGCGCGACCGTTATCACGACGCGCAACTGGATGCGGAATCGTACAAGATTCAGGTGTGGGACGAACGCGCGAACGCGTTCAAGGAAAAGAATATCTTTAGCGGCGGCACGCGCGATCAATTCTCGCTCGCGTTGCGCCTGGCGTTCGCGCTCGCGACGATGCCGCAAGAACGCGGGAGCGCGCCGTCGTTCATCTTTCTCGACGAGCCGCTTGGTTCGTTCGACGACGAACGCGCGGACGCGTTGATCTATTTGCTGACCGAAGGTGAAATCGCGCGCGCGTTCGACCAGATTTTTCTCATCAGTCACGTGCATGTGGACGAGCGTTTGTTCACGCATCGCGTTGTGATGGAGAATGGACGCGTGGCGGCGACCGACCTGCCAGTGAACAGTGAACACTGAATACTGAATACTCTACTTGGAATGAGATGGTTAGAACACTAAACGCAACTCGCTACATTACGCCGCTGCGCGAGGGCGGCTCGATGCCGGCGATTGTCGAAACTGACGACGGCGGACAGTACGTGATGAAATTCGTCGGTGCGGGGCAAGGGCGCAAGGCGTTGATCGCGGAATGGATCGCCGGCGAAATCGGTCGCGCGCTCGATTTGCGTGTGCCCGATCTCGCGTTCATCGAATTGGATGCCGCGTTCGCGCCTTCGGAACCGGATCCGGAAATTTACGATCTGCTTCGGATGAGCGTCGGCTTGAACCTGGGTCTGCGTTACTTGCCTGGCGCGTTCGCGTTCAACCCGGTGCTCAAGCCCGCGCCGGACGCGGAGCTGGCGTCGCGCATCGTGTGGTTCGACGCATTTGTGACGAACATTGACCGCACCGCGCGGAATACCAATTTGCTCTGGTGGCAAAAAGAGTTGTGGTTGATTGATCACGGCGCGTCGCTGTACTTTCATCATCGCTGGGGCGATCATCTTGGCGCGAGCCGCACCGCGTTTTCGCTCGTCCAGGACCATGTGTTGCTCCGTTGGGCGAGCGCGTTGAGCGACGCGGACGCGTTCGCGCGCGCGCGTTTGAATCAAGATACGTTTCAGCAGATTGTGGCGCGCGTGCCGGACGCGTGGCTAGGCGATGAGCCCCAGTTTGCGAATTTGACCGAGCATCGCCGCGCGTACGTCGAGTTTTTGGTCAATCGGTTGGAATCCTCCGCGATTTTTTTGCAAGAGGCGAAAGATGCCCGCGCGCGACGCGTTTGAGTACGCGATGATTCGCATTGTGCCGCACGTCGAACGCGAGGAATTTCTCAATGTCGGCGTGATGCTGTTGTGCCGCGCGCGGCAATTCTTCGATGCGCGGATTCATTTAGATGCCGCGCGTCTCGCCGCGCTCGCGCCGGATTTCGACGTACAGGAAACGCAACGCCATCTTGACGCGATTCCGCACATCATCGCCGGCGATGCGCAGGCGGGTGAACTGGCGGCGCTTTCGCAAAGCGAACGATTTCGGTGGCTTGCCGCGCCGCGCAGTACCGTCATTCAAGTATCGCCGGTGCACGGCGGCTTGACAGATGATCCACGCGCCGAGTTGGACCGGTTGTTCAAGGAGATGGTGGAATAGAGCATAGTCCAATTTCATTTACGGCGTGTGCTGTATTCAAGACCTGACAGTGCCATAAACGCGTCAGGCATTTGCTCTAAAGACCTGGGCGGTTTCACGAAACCGTCCAGGTCTTTAGACGACGGCGGGTGGAGATGATTTTTTGACCGCATCGCGAACACGTGTATAATCGCGGCGGAGGTTCACGATGACGTCACAACAGAGAAACATTTTGACCGCGCTCGTGATTGGAAATGTATTGCTGTTTTGTTGCCTTGCTCCGGTGGGGTACTTTGTCGTAAGTCAGCCACCCGGCACTGATCCAATGCAAGCGGCGTCGGCGTTGGCTCAGTCGTTTTTGCCGGCGACGCCAACGCCGCGCGCCACATTTACGCCAACGCGCCCGGTACCCACACCGACGCTCGCGCCGGGTTGGAAACTCACCCCGATCACGTCAGACAAGTTTGCGATCGCGACCCCGCCGACCTGGGAAGTCAAAACATTGACTCCGTCCAACCTCGCGGCGCAGTTTGACGAAATCGCGAAAAAGAATCCGCAGCTTGCCAGTTCACTCAAAGGGCAATCCACCGAGGTCGTTGCCAAGATCAAGTTCATCGGGTACGAAACATCCGCCAATGTGACTCGCGAAGGATTTATGCCGAACGTGAATGTGATTCACGATGTCGAGAAAACCGATTTGACCTTGGATGATTGGATCAAGGCGTCCGAAAAAGAACTTACCGCGTACAAACCCAGTATTCGTCGGATGAGAAGCGCGGCAGGCGAGATAGTCGAGATCAAATTTACCTTGCCGATGAAACTCGCGAATAATCAAACGGTGAACCTGGCTTCGGCGCAATATCTGATTTTGCGTGGGCGCGATTCGTACGCGATCAGTTGCGTTTCACTCGACAAGCAAGCTGCGACGTACTTGCCGCTCTGCGAGAAAATCGGGCTGAGTTTTCGGTGGATGAATTGATGGAGGACTGAAAAGACCCTTTGGGTTTCTCAAACCCAAAGGGTCTTTTTAATTACGCCAGTTGCGCCGCGAGTTGAATCGCTTGCCACGCGGGCGCGGGTTGAATTTTCTTCTGTTTGACCTTGCCTTTGTTGCCGCCGTAAATTCGTTCGGCAGTGTGCCAGCACACGTTCGCGCGCGCGGTCTCGGTCAGTTGATCGAGGAACACATCGTACCGTTGCAGTTCGGGACCGAGCCGCTCGAATTTCGTCACGAGGTCGGAGCCGAGCATGATCCGGTCGCTGTACTTTTCGGTGAGCGCGAGCCAATCGGGGCTGGGCACGCCGTTCGGCGCGATGACGACATCGTACACGATCCACGAATAATCCACGCAGAGCTGCGGGTACGCTTCGAGCAAACGCTCGACCATTTGATAGTAGAACGGCACGTTCACGCGACGTGACATGCCGCAGTGTGCGAAAACAAATCGCGTGCGCGGAAATTCGCGCAATGCCTCTTCGAGTTCGTGCAAGTACGTCGGGTGATCGTTCTTGGTGACGGACGTGACGTTTTGATGCAACAACACCGGCAGATCGTGATCGGCGGCGAATTGATAGATGGGCCACAACGCTTTGTGATTTGCGCGCGGATTTTCGCCGTACGTGAACGCGGTGAGGTCGTCGTGCCGCAACAAGATTTCACCGATGCCGCTCCACACCTCCGGGTATTGTTCGTACAATCGTTCGATGTGGCGCAGCGCGTACCGATCCACCGGGTTGAATCCGCAAATGAGCGGATAGATGCGCGCTTGTTGTGCGGGCGCGAGTTGGCGGTACAGCTCGGCGACGATCACATCGGTGTACCCATAATAGTAACACGGTGAATCGTTCGCGAGATAATAGTCGGGCGCTTCGCGGTCGTACTCGGTCCACACTTTTGATACCGGCAA
It encodes:
- a CDS encoding amidohydrolase, whose protein sequence is MPHEQISTWSRNASKPGSLAPLRGSKYKMIDAHLHVVNFIQETPGGEALLQYMDQANIGKTVVFGLPVSKVWTEYDREAPDYYLANDSPCYYYGYTDVIVAELYRQLAPAQQARIYPLICGFNPVDRYALRHIERLYEQYPEVWSGIGEILLRHDDLTAFTYGENPRANHKALWPIYQFAADHDLPVLLHQNVTSVTKNDHPTYLHELEEALREFPRTRFVFAHCGMSRRVNVPFYYQMVERLLEAYPQLCVDYSWIVYDVVIAPNGVPSPDWLALTEKYSDRIMLGSDLVTKFERLGPELQRYDVFLDQLTETARANVCWHTAERIYGGNKGKVKQKKIQPAPAWQAIQLAAQLA
- a CDS encoding 4Fe-4S binding protein; translation: MKTQTIRAWSRILLLFLVTIHLVTWYVLGTHAVGSIGIEALFSGLSRGVLNTGFVFWMLVLMSVLLFGRAFCAWFCWFGGYLDLVEWGIGDKLKFKLPHTLPLHLAVIPFVALFAKVYGSLLVNWLNGVPATLTFNAADTEPWGGQQTGISILITFVLYGPVLLYFFGRHAWCRYLCPIGALLKIFNRIGIGKVRLVNQECNGCGKCNRLCEMQVDVLGNLKDHGQVNSADCIRCLKCTDGCPTGAIAFRMQREKGVSLNADAASRAVKTSFKRRRKSAFDMTVAVLWIGVTIFFTFTARQGAPQELKVTMAAGLLLVCYGLVWMMQKGWYRFGRKGRETW
- a CDS encoding aminotransferase class I and II, yielding MVRTLNATRYITPLREGGSMPAIVETDDGGQYVMKFVGAGQGRKALIAEWIAGEIGRALDLRVPDLAFIELDAAFAPSEPDPEIYDLLRMSVGLNLGLRYLPGAFAFNPVLKPAPDAELASRIVWFDAFVTNIDRTARNTNLLWWQKELWLIDHGASLYFHHRWGDHLGASRTAFSLVQDHVLLRWASALSDADAFARARLNQDTFQQIVARVPDAWLGDEPQFANLTEHRRAYVEFLVNRLESSAIFLQEAKDARARRV
- a CDS encoding DUF3037 domain-containing protein, producing the protein MPARDAFEYAMIRIVPHVEREEFLNVGVMLLCRARQFFDARIHLDAARLAALAPDFDVQETQRHLDAIPHIIAGDAQAGELAALSQSERFRWLAAPRSTVIQVSPVHGGLTDDPRAELDRLFKEMVE
- a CDS encoding AAA family ATPase — its product is MIRLKRLYAHNFKQLQEIELRFPDHARVLVQGKNEAGKSTLFEAIFFALFGSALATETGARGLDDLIRYDVEKARVELDVQFGARVLSIKRTIVRGKSNTWELDVANDGQPLEEIRGNTAVNKRLVAELGFDGDALLNTCFVEQKKLEKLEGLSRAKREESLAKLLNLDQLVALEGDLKIRAEDKQLLDRLKKRADLADIQADLPAQELALRAVEEKLQLIDLSRSVSGAVEETRAVAQLDATIQTQNARRAHLAQQVERIDALKQAMLAVKEARDAVERTSDNAREIERLKQEQNDAQRAADSAPQLVARANTLARLERRLKRLDSIRATRDAAQQRAAQIAIVETRARELDATITREEASLAQAEARVREYAIGDALGEWIAARNELSATTRVATDLADKRSARDDLARRFRTETYGFAAVLLALTVATIAAPASVLSLAGASAVTTAIMFGAIFFVLAAIVVIMFALRAMTLWRDLSRAAEALGQVEGEAHAEQSAVQARQARVQNAEARLAQMDVAIPETVDLAHTKRVMIAREMENKTADELRADAQAARERLTNARAVLGELQKQNAFAGEPRVAREQCERVAQKANAILARGQARLHETANTSGVAPEANALQRARFQIDAELAQIQRRVNDATRFAQDIARREQQTQTFFAQAREAYERARVVKPDAAEWNLELEAGNYNGFGKELRAEYDALGGEAVVKQARDLEGELGRRQGERATRARNAAILVAQVRDLVGAANLSETPTLAELEQLAARVQSLDLGDEAALRLHQRELVGRVHSLRDRQTQLARELAWAGEPLDPAACRAEWQDKMRESLVRERGVEIVSLARRRIVQKVLPATMDYMRRILPTITRDRYHDAQLDAESYKIQVWDERANAFKEKNIFSGGTRDQFSLALRLAFALATMPQERGSAPSFIFLDEPLGSFDDERADALIYLLTEGEIARAFDQIFLISHVHVDERLFTHRVVMENGRVAATDLPVNSEH
- a CDS encoding carboxypeptidase M32, encoding MNSQFAELKIRLTEIADLNKIGAVLSWDQQTMMAPKGAAVRAEQMATLGRLAHAKFTSDEIGKLLDDLREYEATLPFDSDDASLIRVARTDYEKQRVVPTELRVEMTRAASLGQMAWAEARKQSDFKLFLPHLEKNVALKHRYVECFQPYDHVYDPLLDDFERGMKTAEVKTIFDALKKELIPLIAQIRERADAVSDACLHGHFPIDQQREFALNVVERFGFRSDSWRLDPTVHPFASNSGITDIRITTRYYEDFINPSLFGSMHECGHGLYENGIDPDLERSLLARGVSSSLHESQSRMWENLVGRSRAFWTFFYPKIQATFPDQLKHVEMETFYRAVNRVHPSFIRVEADEATYGLHIIVRFELEQEIMQGALALKDIPEAWNARMKQYLGVDVPNDAQGCLQDVHWSVGLLGYFPTYQLGNIVSAQIWEKALADIPDLYTQFEHGEFMVLREWLREKLHRHGRKFTPQETLQRVVGAPMDVALYMRYLKTKFGEIYELK